The following are encoded together in the Blastocatellia bacterium genome:
- a CDS encoding DUF2934 domain-containing protein → MLKCYGENCPIKEDCYHFTQPYVKRNAFAQSPYNHTTQSCEHFYSNIPKEEFIRESAYHIWLREGKPENKALDHWNKAYISACISTGRIKPE, encoded by the coding sequence ATGTTGAAATGCTATGGAGAAAATTGTCCTATTAAAGAGGACTGCTATCACTTTACACAACCTTATGTAAAGCGAAATGCTTTTGCCCAAAGTCCTTATAACCATACAACACAAAGTTGTGAGCATTTTTATTCTAATATTCCAAAAGAAGAATTTATAAGAGAGTCTGCTTACCATATTTGGCTAAGAGAAGGAAAACCAGAAAATAAAGCCTTAGATCATTGGAATAAAGCTTATATAAGTGCCTGTATAAGTACAGGAAGAATAAAACCTGAGTAA
- a CDS encoding methylmalonyl-CoA mutase family protein, whose amino-acid sequence MSTKQVKERKENFETSSGIEIKRTFLAEDAIDKEGFLDLSEPGQYPFTRGIHANMYRSRFWTMRQYAGFGTARESNQRYKYLLENGTTGLSVAFDLPTQIGLDSDSPLSLGEVGKVGVAIDSLQDMEILFDGIPLDKVSTSMTINSTASILLALYIAVAKKQGISLDKINGTIQNDILKEYIARGTYIYPPKASLRIITDIFAFCAKEVPNWNTISISGYHIREAGSTAAQEIAFTLANAICYVQAAIDVGLEVDKFAPRLSFFFNAHNNLLEEIAKFRAARRLWASIMRERFGAKDEKSMMLRFHTQTAGSTLTAQQPDVNVVRVTIQALAAVLGGTQSLHTNSRDEALSLPTEEAARVALRTQQVIAHESGVADSADPLAGSYLIEYLTNELELKAREYINKIDDMGGVLTAIEKGWIQREIQDAAYKYQKQVERGEEIVVGVNKFAIKEEHSIPRLRIDPEIERLQVEFLQKLRAERNNSLVQEALSEIERIAQTNENLMPYIINAVECYATVGEISNVLRKVFGEYQEVLGL is encoded by the coding sequence ATGTCAACAAAACAAGTTAAAGAGCGCAAAGAAAATTTTGAGACTTCTTCTGGTATAGAAATTAAAAGAACATTTTTAGCCGAAGATGCTATTGATAAAGAAGGGTTTTTAGACCTTTCTGAGCCTGGACAATATCCTTTTACTCGTGGTATTCACGCCAATATGTATCGAAGCCGCTTTTGGACAATGCGCCAATATGCTGGTTTTGGAACAGCACGCGAGTCTAATCAACGCTATAAATATTTGCTAGAAAATGGTACTACAGGGCTTTCTGTTGCTTTTGATCTACCAACACAAATTGGGCTAGATTCTGATAGTCCGCTTTCACTTGGAGAAGTTGGAAAAGTTGGTGTAGCAATAGATTCTCTACAAGATATGGAAATACTCTTTGATGGTATACCGCTTGATAAAGTCTCAACTTCAATGACCATCAATTCTACAGCATCAATTTTGCTTGCTCTTTATATTGCTGTTGCTAAAAAACAAGGCATATCGCTTGATAAAATTAATGGGACAATACAAAACGACATCTTAAAAGAATATATTGCACGTGGAACTTATATTTATCCGCCAAAAGCATCTTTACGAATAATTACAGATATTTTTGCTTTTTGTGCTAAAGAAGTTCCTAATTGGAACACTATTTCTATTTCTGGTTATCATATTCGTGAAGCAGGTTCAACAGCAGCCCAGGAAATAGCTTTTACACTTGCCAACGCGATTTGTTATGTCCAAGCGGCAATTGATGTAGGTTTAGAGGTTGATAAATTTGCCCCAAGATTAAGCTTTTTCTTTAATGCACATAATAATTTGCTAGAAGAAATAGCAAAGTTTCGTGCTGCTCGTCGTCTTTGGGCCAGCATTATGCGAGAACGTTTTGGAGCAAAAGACGAAAAGTCTATGATGCTACGTTTTCATACTCAAACCGCTGGTAGCACACTTACAGCCCAACAACCTGATGTCAATGTTGTACGTGTCACCATTCAGGCTTTAGCGGCTGTTTTAGGTGGAACACAATCACTACATACAAACTCACGGGACGAGGCTTTAAGTTTACCTACAGAAGAAGCGGCCCGTGTCGCGCTTCGTACCCAACAAGTTATTGCACATGAATCTGGCGTAGCAGATTCAGCCGACCCGCTAGCAGGTTCTTATCTTATAGAATATTTAACAAATGAACTTGAACTAAAAGCTAGAGAATATATAAACAAAATTGATGATATGGGAGGCGTTTTAACTGCAATTGAAAAAGGTTGGATACAACGAGAAATTCAAGACGCTGCTTACAAGTATCAAAAACAAGTAGAACGAGGCGAAGAAATCGTTGTTGGTGTAAATAAATTTGCTATCAAAGAAGAACATTCTATTCCTAGATTAAGAATTGATCCAGAAATTGAACGCTTGCAAGTAGAGTTTTTACAAAAACTTCGTGCAGAAAGAAATAACTCACTTGTACAAGAAGCTTTATCAGAAATTGAACGTATAGCGCAAACTAATGAAAATCTAATGCCTTATATTATTAATGCAGTAGAGTGTTATGCAACTGTAGGAGAAATTTCTAATGTTTTAAGAAAAGTTTTTGGAGAATATCAAGAAGTTTTAGGACTCTAA
- a CDS encoding DUF2029 domain-containing protein, translating to MNYRHLSIYNSINHPHLPTIYPPLAQMLFFVAFLFSKNNIISIKILLLIFEIFTNLILLKILDLLKINPTNVAIYCLCPLPIVEFFISGHIDAVGVFFLVLFIYTVLSKRVAISAIALSSAILIKIMPIIFLPISFYYIKRKYLPLFYSIFLVTIFLCYLPYLSIGYKVLGSFNTFIKDFYFNSSIFSLLHFFTNQSKISSFICYIFLAIYIIIILLKKQDFIFTIFLFLMGIYIFSPIVHPWYLTWIIPLLIFIPSKAFFWLIMSCQFSYYILIKYTQENIWQESTIIKLIEYLPFFALLIWDLLRFRAIRKNHFQEQLTYVNKTS from the coding sequence ATGAATTATAGACATTTGTCTATTTATAATTCTATCAACCATCCCCACTTACCAACAATTTACCCACCTTTAGCACAAATGTTATTTTTTGTGGCCTTTTTATTTAGCAAAAATAATATTATTAGTATTAAAATATTGTTACTAATTTTTGAAATTTTCACTAATTTAATACTGCTTAAAATACTTGATTTATTAAAAATTAATCCAACAAATGTAGCAATTTATTGTCTTTGTCCATTGCCAATAGTTGAATTTTTTATTAGTGGACATATTGACGCAGTAGGAGTATTTTTTTTAGTTCTTTTTATTTATACAGTTTTATCAAAAAGAGTTGCCATATCTGCAATAGCTCTCTCTAGTGCTATTTTAATAAAAATAATGCCTATTATTTTTTTACCAATCAGTTTTTATTATATCAAAAGAAAATACTTACCGCTTTTTTATAGTATATTTTTAGTAACAATATTTTTATGTTATTTGCCTTACTTAAGTATAGGATATAAAGTTTTAGGCTCTTTTAATACTTTTATTAAAGACTTTTATTTTAATAGTTCTATATTTTCTTTACTACATTTTTTTACTAATCAAAGTAAAATATCTAGCTTTATCTGTTATATATTTCTAGCTATTTATATAATAATTATCTTGCTTAAAAAACAAGATTTTATATTTACTATTTTTTTATTTTTAATGGGAATTTATATTTTTTCTCCAATAGTTCATCCCTGGTATTTAACTTGGATTATCCCTCTTTTAATATTTATTCCAAGCAAAGCTTTTTTTTGGTTAATAATGTCTTGTCAATTTTCCTACTATATTTTAATTAAATACACACAAGAAAATATTTGGCAAGAATCTACAATTATCAAATTAATTGAATATCTACCATTTTTTGCTTTACTAATATGGGATCTGCTAAGATTTCGAGCTATAAGAAAAAACCATTTTCAGGAACAACTAACATATGTCAACAAAACAAGTTAA
- a CDS encoding ZIP family metal transporter yields the protein MQWSGAILYALVAAVANIIGGLFISSRPAVDPKILKYLIASGAGFMLAATFLRIIPASLEINSGNNTQTLMIVLAGYLLIQFFEHTLASHFHFGEETHAHLLSVASAYTAVGGLAMHTFFDGISIGAGFAVDVKLGILIFIAIIMHKLPEGFTVASIMIAAGQSRSTAFFASVFIGVVTLIGTLAIVIFKQASHYALPLSAGVTLYVAASDLIPEVNSGSERTTIPLAVFGGVVLYYVTEKLLDFLIIS from the coding sequence ATGCAGTGGTCAGGAGCAATACTTTATGCTTTAGTTGCAGCAGTAGCAAACATCATAGGTGGGTTGTTTATTTCTTCAAGACCAGCAGTAGATCCTAAAATACTTAAGTATTTAATAGCTAGTGGTGCTGGGTTTATGTTAGCAGCAACTTTTTTAAGAATAATCCCTGCTAGTTTAGAAATAAATTCTGGTAATAATACTCAAACACTAATGATAGTACTAGCAGGATATTTGCTAATACAATTTTTTGAGCATACTTTAGCATCACATTTTCATTTTGGGGAAGAAACCCATGCACATCTTTTATCAGTAGCATCGGCTTATACAGCGGTAGGTGGTTTGGCGATGCACACATTTTTTGATGGTATTTCAATAGGTGCAGGTTTTGCTGTAGATGTTAAATTAGGAATACTTATTTTTATTGCTATAATAATGCACAAATTACCCGAAGGTTTTACAGTTGCATCCATAATGATTGCTGCTGGTCAAAGCCGCTCTACGGCATTTTTCGCAAGTGTTTTTATTGGTGTAGTAACATTGATTGGAACATTAGCAATAGTTATTTTTAAGCAAGCATCTCATTATGCTTTGCCTTTGTCGGCTGGTGTTACGCTTTATGTTGCTGCTTCAGATTTGATTCCAGAAGTAAATAGCGGTTCAGAACGTACCACCATTCCATTGGCAGTATTTGGTGGAGTAGTGCTTTACTATGTTACAGAAAAGTTATTAGATTTTTTAATCATTTCTTAA
- the rsmH gene encoding 16S rRNA (cytosine(1402)-N(4))-methyltransferase RsmH: protein MSATSFFHRSVLLTEILTSFETVSSGLIIDCTLGLGGHSETLLSTKKDIYLLGIDRDLIAIKCAEERLANFGKRFESSHADFRDIKRAVTTSNFSHLPIQGILVDLGVSSMQLDTPSRGFSFQHEGPLDMRMDFSQGETAADLVNSLLEEELADLIYEYGEEPAARVIARHIVNNRELKAIKTTRELALIVAKAVAWRERKLGHKIDYNQIHPATRTFQALRIAVNQELTNLDKFVMEAIDLLSPNGRLAIISFHSLEDRIIKNTYRAATGVCQCPPRLPQCICGRKEKVTLITKKPLVSTEHEKSTNPRSRSAKLRVCEKL from the coding sequence GTGTCAGCAACAAGCTTTTTTCATCGTTCAGTTTTACTTACAGAAATATTAACAAGCTTTGAAACAGTTTCAAGCGGGTTAATTATTGACTGTACTCTTGGCTTGGGAGGCCATAGCGAGACTTTACTTTCAACAAAAAAAGATATCTATTTGTTAGGGATTGATCGAGATTTAATTGCTATAAAATGTGCCGAAGAACGCCTTGCTAACTTTGGCAAACGCTTTGAAAGCTCCCATGCTGATTTTAGAGATATAAAAAGAGCAGTTACTACAAGCAATTTCAGCCATTTACCTATACAAGGCATCTTAGTAGATCTAGGAGTATCTTCAATGCAGCTAGATACTCCTAGTCGAGGTTTTAGCTTTCAACACGAAGGCCCGCTAGATATGAGAATGGATTTTTCTCAAGGCGAAACAGCCGCTGACCTTGTTAATTCTTTATTAGAAGAAGAACTAGCTGATTTAATTTATGAATATGGAGAAGAACCTGCTGCCCGTGTTATTGCTCGCCATATTGTTAATAATAGAGAGCTTAAAGCTATTAAAACAACTCGTGAGCTAGCCCTAATTGTTGCAAAAGCTGTAGCCTGGCGGGAAAGAAAGCTTGGACACAAAATAGATTATAACCAAATACATCCGGCAACTCGTACTTTTCAAGCCTTACGTATAGCTGTCAACCAAGAACTAACTAATTTAGATAAGTTTGTAATGGAAGCCATAGATCTACTTTCTCCAAATGGACGTTTAGCCATAATTTCTTTTCATTCTCTAGAAGATAGAATAATTAAAAATACTTATCGTGCTGCAACAGGTGTTTGCCAATGTCCTCCAAGGCTACCACAATGTATTTGTGGTAGAAAAGAAAAAGTAACTTTAATTACTAAAAAACCTTTAGTTTCTACTGAGCATGAAAAATCTACTAATCCAAGGTCAAGAAGCGCAAAACTAAGGGTTTGTGAAAAGTTATAA
- a CDS encoding Uma2 family endonuclease, with protein MADNTEQFDFIVELKLNMEWIFAEEPNVFVAGDLLWYPVEGDNKIRLAPDTMLAFGRPKGRRGSYMQWKEAGIAPQVVFEVLSPGNRAKEMKKKLEFYEKYGVQEYYIIDPDRKTLKGYIRAGHQLSPIVQMNGWISPKLKIKFEIKNKEILLYQPDGNPFIKYLELTQRFQEKSLALDAEKVLTENEKARAENEKARAESERIRAESERMRAESERMRAENEKVRAESERVRAENEKARAESEKARAEKLAEQLRLLGIDPDKV; from the coding sequence ATGGCTGATAATACTGAACAGTTTGATTTTATTGTAGAACTAAAATTAAACATGGAATGGATTTTTGCTGAAGAGCCAAATGTATTTGTAGCAGGTGATTTACTCTGGTATCCAGTGGAGGGCGATAACAAAATTAGACTTGCTCCAGACACAATGTTAGCGTTTGGTCGTCCAAAAGGTCGCCGAGGCTCTTATATGCAATGGAAAGAAGCAGGAATTGCTCCTCAAGTTGTTTTTGAAGTTCTATCGCCTGGCAACCGTGCTAAGGAAATGAAAAAGAAACTTGAATTTTATGAAAAATATGGAGTACAAGAATACTACATTATTGATCCCGATAGAAAAACACTTAAGGGTTATATTAGAGCAGGCCATCAATTGTCCCCAATTGTCCAAATGAATGGTTGGATTAGTCCTAAATTAAAAATAAAGTTTGAAATTAAAAATAAAGAAATCTTGCTTTACCAACCTGATGGAAATCCATTCATTAAATATTTAGAACTAACTCAACGTTTTCAAGAAAAAAGTTTAGCTCTTGATGCTGAAAAAGTCCTTACCGAAAATGAAAAAGCGCGTGCCGAAAATGAAAAAGCGCGTGCTGAAAGTGAAAGAATACGTGCCGAAAGTGAAAGAATGCGTGCCGAAAGTGAAAGAATGCGTGCCGAAAATGAAAAAGTGCGTGCTGAAAGTGAAAGAGTGCGTGCCGAAAATGAAAAAGCGCGTGCTGAAAGTGAGAAAGCGCGTGCTGAAAAATTAGCAGAACAACTTCGGCTACTGGGAATAGATCCAGATAAAGTTTAA
- a CDS encoding transpeptidase family protein, with translation MLSKQPINGKIQKTANTMPIIKKRVVIFCLLLIAWAIGVQARLVQYQVFKHEQMTKLAERQQQRTIKTTPKRGSIFDRKGRELARSIEIESIYVAPNEIKDPYRLAKSLVSILGMEEDLVLSRLTAKKVLVSLKRKITDDEAKALREEIEKEKFTGVHFVTETKRFYPKDEVGAYILGFVGMEEDGAAGIERQYDRHIQGRSGFVSVETDAHGKPFGRYEKQPEVGQSLVLTIDEQLQFRTEKALREAVENVGAKGGIAIVMKPRTGEVLAMANLPGFNPNTPIIDGKQLKDRRNRAVEDAYEPGSVFKVVTYSSALEAKKLRPDDKIDCQGGAITIAGHTIKDGGRYGLLTVGEAVEVSSNVAAIKTGRMLGKDLLLKSITDFGFGKPINAGLPGESPGFVGGTKNWSEASFGALPIGYQVGVTPLQMLAAVSVVANDGEWVQPHVLKQIVSTTGDVVFEPDVTRRKVISTSTADTMKKILEGVVVRGTAKKARLDGYSAAGKTGTAHKYDPATRRYAPTRYYASFCGFAPVSNPEIAVIVVIDEPRLGLHHGGQAAAPAFKTIAEMALRYLNVPPDEINYELPESDKPSVIDDSMPLEEDIDLEAFDSDEVVSNSENSESIATFHQAIDDEISNKTNSPLNSVAVSMKKPAIVEVSEGEGSLPMPDLRRQGMRSVLQRCKELGLKITFEGTGEVVEQYPAPGTAVSPSTQCHVVLQKTH, from the coding sequence TTGCTATCTAAACAACCTATAAATGGCAAAATACAAAAGACTGCTAACACAATGCCGATTATCAAAAAACGGGTTGTAATTTTTTGTTTGCTTCTTATAGCTTGGGCAATAGGCGTGCAGGCGCGTTTAGTTCAATACCAAGTTTTTAAGCATGAACAAATGACAAAACTAGCTGAACGACAACAACAACGCACAATAAAAACTACTCCAAAGCGTGGCTCTATTTTTGATCGTAAAGGGCGAGAGCTTGCCCGCAGTATTGAAATTGAGTCAATTTATGTTGCTCCTAATGAAATAAAAGACCCATATAGATTAGCTAAATCACTAGTTTCAATTCTTGGTATGGAAGAAGATTTAGTTTTATCTCGATTAACAGCTAAAAAAGTTTTGGTTAGCTTAAAACGTAAAATTACTGATGATGAAGCAAAAGCCTTAAGAGAAGAGATAGAAAAAGAAAAATTTACAGGAGTTCATTTTGTTACAGAAACTAAGCGGTTTTACCCTAAAGATGAGGTAGGAGCTTATATTTTAGGCTTTGTTGGAATGGAAGAAGATGGGGCCGCTGGGATAGAACGCCAATATGATCGCCATATACAAGGGCGTTCAGGCTTTGTTTCTGTAGAAACCGATGCACACGGTAAACCCTTTGGACGCTATGAAAAACAACCTGAAGTTGGACAAAGTTTAGTTCTAACAATTGATGAACAACTACAATTTCGCACAGAAAAAGCCTTGCGCGAAGCTGTAGAAAACGTTGGTGCTAAGGGTGGCATTGCAATTGTTATGAAACCAAGGACAGGCGAAGTTCTAGCAATGGCTAATTTGCCTGGTTTTAATCCTAATACACCTATCATAGATGGAAAACAGTTAAAAGATCGTCGTAATCGTGCTGTAGAAGATGCTTATGAGCCTGGATCAGTTTTTAAGGTAGTAACTTACTCTAGTGCATTAGAAGCAAAAAAATTAAGACCAGATGATAAAATTGACTGCCAGGGCGGAGCAATCACTATTGCAGGCCATACAATAAAGGATGGTGGACGTTATGGACTGCTTACAGTAGGTGAAGCCGTAGAAGTTTCTAGTAATGTTGCGGCTATTAAAACAGGTCGAATGCTAGGAAAAGATTTACTACTTAAAAGTATTACTGACTTTGGCTTTGGGAAGCCAATAAATGCTGGGCTTCCTGGAGAATCACCTGGTTTTGTTGGTGGTACAAAAAACTGGAGTGAAGCTTCTTTTGGAGCTTTACCAATTGGCTATCAAGTTGGTGTCACCCCACTGCAAATGTTAGCCGCCGTTTCAGTTGTAGCTAATGATGGTGAATGGGTACAACCGCATGTGTTAAAACAAATTGTTTCAACTACTGGAGATGTTGTTTTTGAGCCAGATGTAACTAGACGTAAAGTTATTAGCACTTCTACTGCTGATACAATGAAAAAAATCTTAGAAGGTGTTGTAGTAAGAGGAACTGCTAAAAAAGCTCGCTTAGATGGTTATAGCGCGGCAGGCAAAACCGGAACTGCCCATAAATATGACCCTGCAACACGTCGCTATGCTCCAACTCGTTACTATGCTTCGTTTTGTGGTTTTGCTCCCGTCAGCAATCCAGAAATTGCTGTCATTGTGGTAATTGATGAGCCTCGGCTAGGTCTTCATCACGGAGGTCAAGCCGCGGCTCCTGCTTTTAAGACAATTGCTGAAATGGCTCTACGCTACTTAAATGTCCCTCCAGATGAAATTAATTATGAATTACCTGAATCTGATAAACCTAGTGTTATAGATGATTCTATGCCTTTAGAAGAAGATATAGATTTAGAAGCTTTTGATAGTGATGAGGTAGTTTCTAATAGCGAAAATAGCGAATCTATAGCAACTTTCCATCAGGCAATTGATGACGAAATATCTAATAAAACTAACAGCCCATTAAATAGCGTTGCTGTCAGTATGAAAAAACCTGCAATAGTTGAAGTCTCTGAAGGTGAGGGAAGTTTGCCTATGCCAGACTTACGCCGTCAAGGAATGCGAAGTGTCCTACAACGTTGTAAAGAATTAGGACTGAAAATTACTTTTGAAGGTACAGGTGAAGTTGTTGAACAATACCCAGCACCAGGTACAGCCGTTTCACCATCAACACAATGTCATGTGGTTTTACAAAAGACCCATTAG
- a CDS encoding UDP-N-acetylmuramoyl-L-alanyl-D-glutamate--2,6-diaminopimelate ligase has translation MVNLIDIATKLGISQTQNIEVLGITHSTKNCGQGDIFVAIQGFQIDGNSFVNQAVEKGAVAIISEKPKPENFPLPWLQVKNAREALAAAAAVVYQYPTKELKLVGITGTNGKTTTTTIIDAIFNLAYGRSAMITTICNRIGQEEIPAQRTTPEACDTQKMLRQAVNIGCRAAVMEVSSQAIDLKRANNLDFAAVVFTNLTQDHLDYHKTMENYFAAKCRLFDGSLGTKNATAIINLDDEYGQRLINIFEGQKITYGFSEVSQVKPLDYKLSLQGISLNLQTPNATLQLNSHLVGKPHIYNIMAAVATAISLNIDLAIIKQAIENLPSVAGRFDRVKCDIDFAVVVDYAHTDDALIKVLETARQVTTGRVICLFGCGGDKDRTKRPLMGKAAAQGSDFVIITSDNPRSEDPEQIILDAEVGVKTTNTPYVKIIDRREAINFAIKQANPGDIVILAGKGHENYQILKDKTIHFDDKEETQKALQALKNQ, from the coding sequence ATGGTTAATTTAATAGATATAGCAACAAAGTTAGGAATAAGCCAAACACAAAATATAGAAGTGCTAGGAATAACTCATAGCACAAAAAATTGTGGGCAAGGAGACATTTTTGTTGCTATACAGGGCTTTCAAATAGATGGAAACAGTTTTGTTAATCAGGCTGTTGAAAAAGGCGCGGTAGCAATTATTTCTGAAAAACCAAAGCCAGAAAATTTCCCTCTACCTTGGCTCCAAGTTAAAAATGCTAGAGAAGCTCTAGCCGCTGCTGCTGCTGTAGTTTATCAGTACCCAACCAAAGAACTAAAATTAGTTGGAATTACTGGCACAAATGGAAAAACTACAACAACAACTATAATAGATGCAATATTTAATCTAGCCTATGGTCGCTCAGCTATGATTACTACTATTTGCAATCGTATAGGCCAAGAAGAAATCCCTGCCCAAAGAACCACTCCAGAAGCTTGTGATACACAAAAAATGCTTCGTCAAGCTGTAAACATAGGCTGTCGCGCGGCTGTAATGGAAGTTTCCTCCCAAGCTATTGACTTAAAACGTGCTAATAACCTAGATTTTGCCGCAGTAGTCTTTACTAATCTAACTCAAGATCACTTGGATTATCATAAGACTATGGAAAATTATTTTGCTGCTAAATGTAGGCTTTTTGATGGCAGTCTTGGAACTAAAAACGCTACAGCAATTATTAACCTAGATGATGAATACGGCCAAAGATTGATTAATATTTTTGAAGGCCAAAAAATTACCTATGGATTTTCTGAAGTCTCGCAAGTAAAACCTCTAGACTACAAACTATCTTTACAAGGAATTAGCTTAAATCTACAAACCCCTAACGCAACGCTACAGTTAAACTCTCACCTAGTCGGTAAACCTCATATTTACAATATTATGGCCGCAGTTGCTACAGCTATTTCCCTTAATATTGACTTAGCAATAATTAAACAAGCAATAGAAAATCTACCTAGTGTTGCAGGTCGCTTTGACCGTGTTAAATGCGATATAGATTTTGCTGTAGTGGTTGATTATGCCCACACAGATGATGCTCTAATCAAAGTGTTAGAAACGGCTCGCCAAGTCACTACCGGACGAGTGATTTGCTTATTTGGCTGTGGTGGTGATAAAGATCGCACAAAACGCCCTCTTATGGGAAAAGCTGCGGCTCAAGGAAGTGATTTTGTGATAATTACGTCTGATAACCCAAGAAGTGAAGATCCAGAACAAATAATTTTGGATGCTGAAGTTGGGGTAAAAACTACTAATACTCCTTATGTAAAAATTATTGATAGACGTGAAGCAATAAACTTTGCTATCAAACAAGCTAACCCTGGAGATATTGTTATTTTAGCTGGCAAGGGGCATGAGAATTACCAAATTCTAAAAGATAAAACTATTCATTTTGACGATAAAGAAGAGACTCAGAAAGCCTTACAAGCTCTTAAAAATCAATAA
- a CDS encoding UDP-N-acetylmuramoyl-tripeptide--D-alanyl-D-alanine ligase yields the protein MKLREIVEIITNNQIAETLAEQEVTGYSIDSRNIRPSQLFFAIKGEKFDGHDFVESALASGALAAVVKEDFEKLSDSRLIKVPNTLLALQQLASEVLRRWNRPVIGITGSAGKTTTKELTALVLSAKGRVHKSIGNLNNAYGLPLSILEMVSDGAKASDFDFAVLEMGMSTAGEIRRLCQIAPPNVGAVLNVKAVHLENFENIQGIANAKAELIEGLKPNGLAVLNADDPLVLPMQTRHPGKHVTFALENPAEIRAINVQSLGVLGSKFRLITTKGQAEVSFPLAGKHLLYNALIAAAIGDYFELSAETIAEQLQLARPAYHRGELLKFQESFLIVDDSYNSNPHALNEMVKMLAQTTGFSRKIVVAGEMLELGKTAVEMHQSCGKFIAESKIDFLVGVRALAQEIVNGAVSAGMAKENAYFASTVEIAGQFLAENIKAGDLVLIKGSRGVKTELIIDLLKEKFSWEKT from the coding sequence TTGAAATTAAGAGAAATTGTAGAAATCATAACTAATAATCAAATTGCAGAAACTCTTGCAGAGCAAGAAGTTACAGGTTATAGCATTGATTCTCGAAATATACGTCCAAGTCAACTTTTCTTTGCCATCAAAGGGGAAAAGTTTGACGGACATGATTTTGTTGAATCAGCTTTAGCCTCAGGTGCTTTAGCAGCCGTTGTTAAAGAAGATTTTGAAAAACTTTCTGATAGCCGTCTAATAAAAGTTCCAAACACTTTACTAGCCTTACAACAATTAGCTTCAGAGGTCTTGCGGCGTTGGAATCGTCCGGTTATTGGTATTACTGGCAGCGCAGGCAAAACGACTACAAAAGAACTAACCGCTTTAGTTTTATCAGCTAAAGGACGGGTGCATAAATCCATAGGCAATCTAAATAATGCTTATGGTCTGCCGCTTTCTATTTTAGAAATGGTAAGCGATGGCGCAAAAGCGTCAGATTTTGACTTTGCTGTTTTAGAAATGGGAATGAGTACAGCGGGCGAAATTCGCCGCCTTTGTCAAATTGCTCCGCCAAATGTTGGAGCAGTGCTAAATGTAAAGGCTGTCCATTTAGAAAACTTTGAAAATATCCAAGGCATTGCTAATGCAAAAGCAGAACTAATTGAAGGGTTAAAACCAAATGGTTTAGCTGTGCTTAACGCTGATGATCCTTTAGTTTTGCCGATGCAAACACGCCATCCAGGTAAACATGTCACATTTGCTTTAGAAAATCCGGCAGAAATCCGCGCAATTAATGTTCAAAGTTTGGGTGTTTTAGGCAGTAAATTCCGTCTTATTACAACTAAGGGACAGGCAGAAGTTAGTTTTCCTTTGGCTGGGAAACATCTGCTTTATAACGCGCTAATTGCTGCTGCAATTGGGGACTATTTTGAGTTATCTGCTGAGACAATTGCCGAACAGTTGCAACTAGCGCGTCCTGCTTATCATCGAGGCGAATTGCTTAAATTCCAAGAAAGTTTTTTAATTGTTGATGATTCTTATAATTCCAACCCACACGCCTTAAATGAAATGGTAAAAATGCTAGCACAAACAACAGGCTTTTCTAGAAAAATTGTTGTAGCAGGAGAAATGCTAGAGCTAGGTAAGACTGCTGTAGAAATGCACCAGTCCTGTGGAAAATTTATAGCAGAAAGCAAAATAGACTTCTTGGTTGGAGTTCGTGCTTTAGCTCAAGAAATTGTTAATGGTGCAGTGTCGGCAGGCATGGCAAAAGAAAATGCTTATTTTGCATCTACAGTTGAGATAGCAGGTCAATTTTTAGCAGAAAATATTAAAGCTGGAGATTTAGTTTTAATTAAAGGTTCAAGGGGCGTAAAAACTGAGCTAATTATTGACCTACTAAAAGAAAAATTTAGCTGGGAGAAAACATAG